Proteins encoded in a region of the Aptenodytes patagonicus chromosome Z, bAptPat1.pri.cur, whole genome shotgun sequence genome:
- the LOC143172987 gene encoding proline-serine-threonine phosphatase-interacting protein 2-like isoform X2, translating to MREARFRDHFWSTDLTSTVGYDSIIQHLNDGRKNCKEFEDILKERAIIEEKYGKELINLSKKKPCGQTELNTLKRSLDVFKQQIDNVGQGHIQLAQTLREEAKKMEDFREKQKLHRKKLELIMEAIHKNRNLQYKKTMEAKRLYEQRCRDKDEAEQAVHRNANLVTQKQQEKLFLKLAQTKSALEDSDRNYQQSVITLEKIREEWQKEHIKACEFFETQECERINYFRNALWLHVNQLSQDCVQNDEKYEEIRKSLEMCSIEKDIDFFVNLRKTGSLAPAPVVYENYYNTERNATPVRSSVPVPISRRGPLPTPTSAPGEPDYTTVDGYSLIHH from the exons AGTACGGATCTGACAAGCACAGTTGGCTACGACAGCATCATTCAACACCTGAATGACGGCAGGAAGAACTGCAAAGAGTTTGAAGACATTTTGAAGGAAAG GGCaattatagaagaaaaatatggcaAAGAGCTCATTAACTTGTCGAAGAAGAAGCCCTGCGGGCAGACGGAGCTGAA CACGCTGAAGAgatccctggacgttttcaagcAAC agatAGACAATGTGGGGCAAGGTCACATCCAGCTGGCGCAAACCCTTCgggaggaagcaaagaaaatggaggacttcagggaaaagCAAAAACTGCATCGGAAAAAG TTAGAGCTGATAATGGAGGCGATTCACAAAAACAGGAATTTGCAGTACAAGAAGACCATGGAG GCCAAGCGGCTCTACGAGCAGCGTTGCAGGGATAAGGATGAGGCGGAGCAGGCTGTGCACCGCAATGCAAACCTGGTGacgcagaagcagcaggagaag CTGTTCCTGAAGCTGGCTCAGACGAAATCGGCTCTGGAGGACTCTG ACCGGAATTACCAGCAGAGCGTTATCACACTGGAGAAGATCCGGGAAGAATGGCAGAAAGAGCACATCAAAGCTTGCGAG TTCTTTGAGACTCAGGAGTGCGAGCGGATCAACTACTTCCGCAACGCCCTCTGGCTTCATGTCAACCAGCTCTCCCAGGACTGCGTCCAGAATGATGAG AAATATGAGGAAATCCGCAAGAGTTTAGAGATGTGCAGCATTGAGAAGgatattgatttttttgtaaatttacGGAAAACTGGAAGTTTGGCCCCAG CTCCTGTTGTTTATGAAAACTACTATAATACAGAGAGAAATGCAACTCCTGTGAGAAGTTCGGTTCCTGTACCTATATCAAG GAGGGGACCTCTACCCACCCCGACCAGCGCGCCAG GTGAGCCTGATTACACCACAGTTGACGGCTACAGCTTGATACATCACTAA
- the LOC143172987 gene encoding proline-serine-threonine phosphatase-interacting protein 2-like isoform X1, whose product MQTCLHQYKPQKRLPSGGGLRPQLSRFISSTDLTSTVGYDSIIQHLNDGRKNCKEFEDILKERAIIEEKYGKELINLSKKKPCGQTELNTLKRSLDVFKQQIDNVGQGHIQLAQTLREEAKKMEDFREKQKLHRKKLELIMEAIHKNRNLQYKKTMEAKRLYEQRCRDKDEAEQAVHRNANLVTQKQQEKLFLKLAQTKSALEDSDRNYQQSVITLEKIREEWQKEHIKACEFFETQECERINYFRNALWLHVNQLSQDCVQNDEKYEEIRKSLEMCSIEKDIDFFVNLRKTGSLAPAPVVYENYYNTERNATPVRSSVPVPISRRGPLPTPTSAPGEPDYTTVDGYSLIHH is encoded by the exons AGTACGGATCTGACAAGCACAGTTGGCTACGACAGCATCATTCAACACCTGAATGACGGCAGGAAGAACTGCAAAGAGTTTGAAGACATTTTGAAGGAAAG GGCaattatagaagaaaaatatggcaAAGAGCTCATTAACTTGTCGAAGAAGAAGCCCTGCGGGCAGACGGAGCTGAA CACGCTGAAGAgatccctggacgttttcaagcAAC agatAGACAATGTGGGGCAAGGTCACATCCAGCTGGCGCAAACCCTTCgggaggaagcaaagaaaatggaggacttcagggaaaagCAAAAACTGCATCGGAAAAAG TTAGAGCTGATAATGGAGGCGATTCACAAAAACAGGAATTTGCAGTACAAGAAGACCATGGAG GCCAAGCGGCTCTACGAGCAGCGTTGCAGGGATAAGGATGAGGCGGAGCAGGCTGTGCACCGCAATGCAAACCTGGTGacgcagaagcagcaggagaag CTGTTCCTGAAGCTGGCTCAGACGAAATCGGCTCTGGAGGACTCTG ACCGGAATTACCAGCAGAGCGTTATCACACTGGAGAAGATCCGGGAAGAATGGCAGAAAGAGCACATCAAAGCTTGCGAG TTCTTTGAGACTCAGGAGTGCGAGCGGATCAACTACTTCCGCAACGCCCTCTGGCTTCATGTCAACCAGCTCTCCCAGGACTGCGTCCAGAATGATGAG AAATATGAGGAAATCCGCAAGAGTTTAGAGATGTGCAGCATTGAGAAGgatattgatttttttgtaaatttacGGAAAACTGGAAGTTTGGCCCCAG CTCCTGTTGTTTATGAAAACTACTATAATACAGAGAGAAATGCAACTCCTGTGAGAAGTTCGGTTCCTGTACCTATATCAAG GAGGGGACCTCTACCCACCCCGACCAGCGCGCCAG GTGAGCCTGATTACACCACAGTTGACGGCTACAGCTTGATACATCACTAA